Proteins encoded in a region of the Leifsonia sp. PS1209 genome:
- a CDS encoding sugar ABC transporter substrate-binding protein, which produces MTAGTQRRPKRLLAVAGAAALSLIALTACTGTSEAPAADGGGIGTAKKHVKITMMSNDAFAQQWQDQLVPEFNKEFPYIDVTIDAVPYTELLAKGLLNGTDPEPQYDLITLDDPWTPQLANAGVLLDLKNDAKQWTDKAYDWADFNAAPLASSEWDGKQYGVPLRSNMLLMFYNKALYAKAGLAEPTPELTWDQYLKEAPSLVQDTDGDGKVDSWAVGLTWMRGVLSPPVWQAVLNSNGGALFDKNMKPTFDTKEGAAALQTQVDLLKYAPPGATNYNYTEPLDAFRQGKVASIFTWGSAYKSAAVDPAVTKLTPDQVGIQTMPAGSDGPSTHRGIWSGSVFKNSTHPEAAWTFLQWMTSKKGEVWTTNTLGSFPARKSTLATTPEQAWLSPVFTTIQSAYDVAEKGQMWRPRSPESNAIQEVLADQTSAAVQGQASSEDALKKATDQINKLLKK; this is translated from the coding sequence ATGACAGCAGGCACCCAACGGCGGCCGAAACGGCTGCTGGCAGTCGCAGGAGCTGCGGCACTCAGCCTGATCGCACTCACCGCGTGCACCGGGACCAGCGAAGCGCCCGCCGCGGACGGCGGAGGCATCGGAACGGCCAAGAAGCACGTCAAGATCACGATGATGTCGAACGACGCGTTCGCACAGCAGTGGCAGGACCAGCTGGTCCCCGAGTTCAACAAAGAGTTCCCGTACATCGACGTCACCATCGACGCCGTGCCGTACACCGAACTGCTCGCGAAGGGCCTGCTCAACGGCACGGATCCCGAGCCCCAGTACGACCTCATCACGCTCGACGACCCGTGGACGCCGCAGCTGGCGAACGCCGGGGTGCTGCTCGACCTCAAGAACGACGCGAAGCAGTGGACGGACAAGGCGTACGACTGGGCCGACTTCAACGCGGCGCCCCTCGCATCCAGTGAGTGGGACGGCAAGCAGTACGGCGTCCCGCTGCGCTCCAACATGCTGCTGATGTTCTACAACAAGGCGCTGTACGCGAAGGCCGGTCTCGCAGAGCCCACCCCCGAGCTCACCTGGGACCAGTACCTGAAGGAGGCTCCGTCACTGGTGCAGGACACCGACGGAGACGGCAAGGTCGACTCGTGGGCCGTCGGGCTCACCTGGATGCGCGGAGTGCTCTCCCCGCCGGTCTGGCAGGCCGTCCTCAACTCCAACGGAGGCGCTCTGTTCGACAAGAACATGAAGCCGACGTTCGACACTAAGGAAGGCGCTGCCGCGCTGCAAACGCAGGTCGACCTGCTCAAGTACGCGCCTCCCGGAGCGACGAACTACAACTACACCGAGCCTCTGGATGCGTTCCGCCAGGGCAAGGTCGCCTCCATCTTCACCTGGGGCAGCGCGTACAAGAGCGCCGCCGTCGACCCGGCCGTCACGAAGCTGACGCCGGACCAGGTGGGCATCCAGACGATGCCGGCCGGTTCGGACGGGCCGAGCACGCACCGCGGCATCTGGAGCGGTTCGGTCTTCAAGAACTCCACGCACCCGGAGGCGGCCTGGACGTTCCTGCAGTGGATGACGTCGAAGAAGGGCGAGGTCTGGACGACCAACACCCTCGGGTCGTTCCCCGCCCGCAAGTCGACGCTCGCGACCACTCCCGAGCAGGCGTGGCTCTCCCCGGTCTTCACGACCATCCAGAGCGCGTACGACGTGGCGGAGAAGGGCCAGATGTGGCGGCCCCGCAGCCCGGAGTCGAACGCGATCCAGGAGGTCCTCGCCGACCAGACGAGTGCAGCCGTCCAAGGCCAGGCGTCGTCGGAGGACGCGCTGAAGAAGGCCACGGATCAGATCAACAAACTCCTGAAGAAGTAG